The Gavia stellata isolate bGavSte3 chromosome 1, bGavSte3.hap2, whole genome shotgun sequence genome has a segment encoding these proteins:
- the MRPL57 gene encoding large ribosomal subunit protein mL63 → MFLTTVLLRKRIPGKQWIGKYRRPRVVTLSMKQAMIRRLEIEAENEYWLSRPYLTWEQEYKHNAEERRAKWEAFKSLTKAKFPEHRYIDDHLNHLNVSKKWTS, encoded by the coding sequence ATGTTTTTAACAACAGTATTACTCCGAAAGAGAATTCCTGGAAAACAATGGATTGGAAAATACAGGCGACCAAGAGTGGTTACCCTTTCAATGAAGCAAGCAATGATCCGAAGGCTGGAAATTGAAGCAGAGAATGAATATTGGCTGAGTCGACCTTACCTGACATGGGAACAGGAGTACAAACATAATGCAGAAGAGAGACGTGCAAAATGGGAAGCTTTCAAAAGCCTGACGAAAGCCAAGTTTCCTGAGCATAGATATATTGACGATCATTTAAACCACTTAAATGTTTCGAAGAAGTGGACATCTTGA